A region from the Thermanaeromonas toyohensis ToBE genome encodes:
- the radC gene encoding RadC family protein: MARYPGRTIKDLPEDLRPRERMLAFGAQSLSNAELLAILIRTGTPQETALELAQRLLSQPGGLRYLAETSLEELKDQKGIGLAKAAQIKAAIELGRRLRIFRPERPLIHTPADAAHLLMDEMRYLDREHFRTISLNTKNRVLAIDNVAVGSLNSSFVHPREVFKGPVRRSAAAVILVHNHPSGDPSPSLEDIQVTRRLVEAGKILGIEVLDHLILGDGSFVSMKEKGLL; this comes from the coding sequence ATGGCACGCTACCCAGGAAGAACTATTAAGGATCTACCTGAAGACTTGCGACCACGGGAGCGAATGTTAGCTTTCGGCGCCCAGTCCCTCTCTAATGCTGAGTTGTTGGCCATTCTTATAAGGACAGGCACCCCGCAGGAGACAGCCCTAGAATTAGCTCAAAGGCTTTTATCCCAACCTGGGGGCTTACGTTACTTGGCGGAAACCTCTTTAGAAGAACTTAAAGACCAAAAGGGTATCGGGTTAGCTAAGGCTGCCCAAATCAAGGCGGCCATTGAGCTAGGGCGAAGGCTAAGAATCTTTCGGCCGGAGAGGCCTTTGATCCATACCCCAGCTGATGCCGCCCATCTCCTTATGGACGAGATGAGATACCTGGACCGGGAGCACTTCCGCACCATTTCCCTTAACACCAAGAATCGGGTCCTGGCTATAGATAATGTGGCGGTGGGTAGCCTCAACTCTTCCTTTGTGCATCCCCGGGAGGTCTTTAAAGGACCGGTGCGGAGGAGTGCGGCAGCTGTTATCTTGGTCCACAACCATCCCAGTGGAGATCCTTCACCTAGCCTGGAAGATATACAGGTTACCAGGCGGTTGGTGGAAGCAGGCAAAATCCTGGGAATAGAAGTTTTGGACCACCTTATTTTAGGAGACGGTTCTTTTGTCAGTATGAAAGAGAAGGGTTTGCTATAA
- a CDS encoding Maf family protein, translating into MPQLVLASASPRRQRLLAQLGLDFLTIPSDIEEGDYAGLHTGLPPAERVTALARAKAEMVARGLSDAIVLGADTIVVCQGQVLGKPASAEEAEAMLSFLSGKSHEVYTGIALVRVPGMIFRQAWERTEVRFRQLSAREIKAYVATGEPLDKAGAYGIQGLGALLVESICGDFFNVVGLPLVRTVALLQEFGIDPWNRT; encoded by the coding sequence TTGCCACAGTTAGTTTTGGCTTCGGCTTCGCCCCGGAGGCAAAGGCTTTTAGCCCAGTTAGGTCTTGATTTTTTGACCATTCCCAGCGATATTGAAGAAGGGGATTATGCTGGTCTGCATACTGGCCTGCCTCCTGCGGAGCGGGTGACAGCCCTGGCTCGGGCCAAGGCGGAAATGGTGGCCCGGGGCTTATCTGATGCTATAGTCCTGGGAGCCGATACCATTGTGGTATGCCAGGGACAGGTGCTGGGTAAGCCGGCCTCGGCCGAAGAGGCGGAAGCCATGCTTTCCTTCTTAAGCGGGAAAAGCCACGAAGTTTATACAGGGATAGCGTTGGTCAGGGTCCCGGGCATGATTTTCCGGCAGGCCTGGGAACGTACAGAAGTGCGTTTCCGCCAGCTTAGTGCACGAGAGATCAAGGCCTACGTGGCTACTGGTGAGCCCTTGGATAAGGCTGGAGCGTACGGTATCCAAGGCTTAGGAGCTCTCTTAGTAGAAAGTATTTGCGGTGACTTTTTTAATGTGGTGGGGTTGCCCCTGGTACGCACGGTAGCCCTTTTACAGGAGTTCGGGATCGATCCGTGGAATAGGACCTAG